One genomic window of Melitaea cinxia chromosome 10, ilMelCinx1.1, whole genome shotgun sequence includes the following:
- the LOC123657478 gene encoding uncharacterized protein LOC123657478 produces MARYFRPRSILDESKFTREGILNLHNLHHWARKGENPKLKKLTRFQRKFSVNVWAGVIRNNVIGPHFLPDNLNGDNYLEFLQNDSPELTCNLPIIEEDRPIIFQNDGCPAHWRLTVREYLNEVFPNSWIGRDGPIPWPPRSPDLTPIDFYVWGRAKELVYTEEIQSRDHLRERIIDAFDLLKQEMLMATTTTEIRKRYRVCIRNGGQQFEQLL; encoded by the exons ATGGCTCGTTATTTCAGACCAaggtccatattgg ACGAGTCTAAATTCACTCGTGAGGGAATACTCAACTTACATAACCTACATCATTGGGCGCGGAAAGGTGAAAATCCTAAATTAAAGAAACTAACACGCTTCCAAAGAAAGTTCTCAGTAAATGTGTGGGCAGGAGTAATTAGAAATAATGTGATTGGGCCGCATTTCTTACCAGACAATTTAAACGGAGATAATTATTTGGAGTTTCTCCAAAATGATTCACCGGAACTCACATGTAATTTGCCAATAATAGAAGAAGATAGGCCCATCATTTTCCAAAATGACGGATGTCCTGCCCACTGGCGCCTGACAGTTAGGGAATATTTAAACGAAGTATTTCCTAATTCCTGGATTGGTCGCGACGGTCCTATACCATGGCCTCCACGCTCCCCAGACCTTACTCCAATCGATTTTTATGTCTGGGGACGTGCGAAGGAACTCGTCTATACGGAAGAAATACAAAGTCGCGACCATTTGAGAGAGAGGATTATTGATGCATTCGACCTTTTGAAGCAAGAAATGCTGATGGCCACTACGACGAcggaaataagaaaaagatatcGTGTTTGTATTAGAAATGGTGGCCAAcaatttgaacaacttttataa